A single window of Streptomyces xanthii DNA harbors:
- a CDS encoding DUF402 domain-containing protein, whose amino-acid sequence MSGSSAPETVRVRLVKGGREKISYPAQLLGDDGTRVVVRAAWAGSGVRDFGFVRFEPGDVFTEHYWRDRWFSVKEVRTGDGTLKGWYCDVTRPVVRDAQGLVSEDLDLDLWVSGDGSEVIRLDEDEFAESGLRERDPGAAGRAVQALDELEVLARGGGFAALLSGDRR is encoded by the coding sequence ATGTCCGGGAGCTCGGCGCCTGAGACGGTGCGGGTCCGGCTGGTGAAGGGCGGGCGCGAGAAGATCTCGTACCCGGCCCAGCTGCTCGGGGACGACGGGACGCGGGTCGTGGTGCGGGCCGCGTGGGCGGGGTCCGGGGTACGGGACTTCGGGTTCGTGCGGTTCGAGCCCGGTGACGTGTTCACGGAGCACTACTGGCGGGACCGCTGGTTCTCCGTGAAGGAGGTGCGGACGGGCGACGGGACCCTGAAGGGCTGGTACTGCGATGTCACCCGTCCCGTGGTGCGGGACGCGCAGGGGCTCGTCTCGGAGGATCTCGACCTGGATCTGTGGGTGTCCGGGGACGGATCGGAGGTGATCCGGTTGGACGAGGACGAGTTCGCGGAGAGTGGCTTGCGCGAGCGGGATCCCGGTGCGGCGGGGCGTGCGGTGCAGGCCCTGGACGAGCTGGAGGTCCTGGCCCGCGGGGGCGGCTTCGCGGCGCTGCTGTCCGGCGACCGACGGTAG
- a CDS encoding GNAT family N-acetyltransferase, producing the protein MTVIVRATSPDRPSDTEGFARVRRACVPAMLATPASVAFDAERAHPDAHYRQLVAVAEDGEVIGTAQVGIADDSPVPGQGFANLYVHPERRGRGAGTLLLRTAEEHLARHGAQRVFCWALDGTENLAWAAARGYRPSRSAHFLRLDLTPDALPPLQAPPPGVELRTAADFADDPRPVFELDAATVADEPGDIPAEMEYGQWLRDTWEHPLVDRALTTIALVDGRPAAFSVARTDGEGRYSTGMTGTLRAFRGRGLAKLAKNDSLHRARAAGIRVAYTGNDTENGPMLAINKWFGYVVDTTEVRHVRELGA; encoded by the coding sequence ATGACTGTGATCGTCCGTGCCACCAGCCCTGACCGTCCGTCGGACACGGAGGGCTTCGCCCGGGTCCGCCGTGCTTGCGTGCCGGCGATGCTGGCGACGCCCGCGTCCGTCGCGTTCGACGCCGAACGGGCGCATCCCGACGCCCACTACCGCCAGCTGGTCGCGGTGGCGGAGGACGGCGAGGTGATCGGCACGGCCCAGGTGGGCATCGCGGACGACAGCCCGGTGCCGGGGCAGGGCTTCGCCAACCTGTACGTGCATCCGGAGCGGCGCGGGCGGGGCGCGGGCACGCTGCTGCTGCGGACCGCCGAGGAGCATCTGGCCCGGCACGGTGCACAGAGAGTGTTCTGCTGGGCACTGGACGGTACGGAGAACCTCGCGTGGGCGGCGGCCCGGGGCTACCGGCCCAGCCGCAGCGCCCATTTCCTGCGCCTCGACCTCACGCCGGACGCGCTGCCGCCGTTGCAGGCTCCGCCGCCGGGTGTGGAGCTGCGGACGGCGGCGGACTTCGCGGACGATCCGCGCCCGGTGTTCGAGCTGGACGCGGCGACGGTCGCGGACGAGCCGGGCGACATCCCCGCGGAGATGGAGTACGGACAGTGGCTGCGTGACACCTGGGAGCATCCGCTGGTCGACCGTGCGCTGACCACGATCGCGCTGGTGGACGGCCGTCCGGCCGCGTTCTCGGTGGCTCGCACGGACGGCGAGGGCCGCTACTCGACGGGGATGACGGGCACGCTGCGCGCGTTCCGGGGCCGGGGCCTGGCCAAGCTCGCCAAGAACGACTCGCTGCACCGGGCCCGCGCGGCGGGGATCAGGGTGGCGTACACGGGCAACGACACGGAGAACGGTCCGATGCTCGCGATCAACAAGTGGTTCGGTTATGTGGTGGACACGACGGAGGTACGGCATGTCCGGGAGCTCGGCGCCTGA
- a CDS encoding GntR family transcriptional regulator: MTLKIRVQDTAGSAAPYEQVRAQISEQARSGALPVGHKLPTVRGLAEQLGLAANTVAKAYRALEADGVIETRGRNGTFVAAAGDAAAREAAIAASGFAERVRRLGLSHEAALSAARDAIRAAYE; this comes from the coding sequence GTGACCTTGAAGATCCGAGTCCAAGACACCGCCGGCAGTGCCGCGCCCTACGAGCAGGTGCGCGCCCAGATCTCCGAACAGGCCCGCTCCGGGGCGCTGCCCGTCGGCCACAAACTCCCCACCGTGCGCGGACTCGCCGAGCAGCTCGGGCTCGCCGCGAACACCGTGGCCAAGGCGTACCGGGCGCTGGAGGCGGACGGGGTGATCGAGACGCGGGGGCGCAACGGAACGTTCGTCGCTGCCGCGGGGGACGCTGCCGCTCGGGAGGCGGCGATCGCGGCGAGTGGCTTCGCCGAGCGGGTTCGTCGGCTCGGGTTGTCGCATGAGGCGGCGCTCTCCGCTGCGCGCGACGCGATCCGGGCCGCCTACGAGTAG
- a CDS encoding DUF5925 domain-containing protein — protein sequence MSENPFDALPVRLGVDDSDSPADVVDALFLGRFAKGEQPHSHAVNIDRVRSAATLLPPGARVLRSARDDDRSATLAEGDGWTLLVSRWNRGADVTVTATTAELAEQVLQQATDGAADEPEPQPENVTMGFWYVSPRRGPHRTTRQISAGTWDEVRPNYTAPVAEAMDRLMTTRPEDIAGRLLLLHGPPGTGKTSALRTLARSWRDWCQVDCVLDPERLFTDVGYLMDIAIGEEDGTAKGRWRLLLLEDCDELIRGEAKHTAGQALSRLLNLTDGLLGQGRNVLVGVTTNEDLERLHPAVVRPGRCLARIEVGPLTRAESVDWLGSDEGVGHGGATLAELYALRRGVSPTSVPDPRGSADAGLYL from the coding sequence ATGTCTGAGAACCCGTTCGACGCGCTGCCGGTCCGGCTGGGGGTCGACGACAGCGACTCGCCCGCCGATGTCGTGGACGCGCTGTTCCTCGGCCGCTTCGCCAAGGGCGAGCAGCCGCACTCGCACGCGGTGAACATCGACCGGGTCCGTTCCGCCGCCACGCTGCTGCCGCCCGGCGCCCGGGTGCTGCGCTCCGCGCGTGACGACGACCGCAGCGCGACGCTCGCCGAGGGCGACGGCTGGACGCTGCTGGTCTCGCGGTGGAACAGGGGCGCGGACGTCACGGTGACGGCGACGACGGCGGAGCTCGCCGAGCAGGTTCTCCAGCAGGCCACGGACGGGGCGGCCGACGAGCCCGAACCCCAGCCGGAGAACGTGACGATGGGCTTCTGGTACGTGTCGCCCCGGCGCGGCCCGCACCGCACCACCCGGCAGATCTCGGCCGGTACGTGGGACGAGGTGCGGCCCAACTACACGGCGCCGGTCGCCGAGGCGATGGACCGGCTGATGACGACGCGGCCCGAGGACATCGCGGGCCGGCTGCTCCTGCTCCACGGGCCGCCCGGCACCGGCAAGACGTCGGCGCTGCGCACGCTCGCGCGGTCCTGGCGGGACTGGTGTCAGGTGGACTGTGTCCTGGACCCCGAGCGCCTCTTCACGGATGTCGGCTATCTGATGGACATCGCGATCGGCGAGGAGGACGGCACGGCGAAGGGCCGCTGGCGGCTGCTGCTCCTGGAGGACTGCGACGAGCTGATTCGCGGGGAGGCCAAGCACACGGCGGGGCAGGCGTTGTCGCGGCTGCTCAACCTGACGGACGGACTGCTCGGCCAGGGCCGGAACGTCCTGGTCGGCGTCACCACGAACGAGGACCTGGAGCGGTTGCATCCTGCGGTGGTGCGGCCCGGGCGCTGCCTCGCCCGGATCGAGGTCGGGCCCCTGACGCGGGCGGAGTCGGTCGACTGGCTGGGCTCCGACGAGGGTGTGGGCCACGGGGGCGCGACACTGGCAGAGCTGTACGCCTTGCGCCGCGGGGTGTCTCCGACATCGGTACCGGACCCTCGTGGCTCCGCCGACGCGGGTTTGTATCTGTAA
- a CDS encoding LuxR C-terminal-related transcriptional regulator yields the protein MPHESPDTLRRQLTAAGVDPFDERVYREILVRHTAAPAELAAPLGCSADRAARALDRLRELGLVGRLSGQRRRYAVIEPGAAIEALVRARTAELATVREAAGELSRLFDAAQAGGTEEVEVVVGSEALGRWFVRLQQEAREEVITLDRPPYALTTSNPVEATALTRGVGYRAVYAPEALEWPGVLGDIRELVARGEEARVLPGLRVKLAIADRRLALLPLSLDFTGEVRAAVLRPSALLDGLVDYWEMCWRAATPLGAPADDPLTEDDRRMLTLLVAGLKDEAIARQLGWSVRTMRRRISALNDKLGAANRFQAGVIAVRRGWI from the coding sequence ATGCCCCACGAGTCGCCCGACACCCTCCGCAGGCAGCTGACCGCGGCCGGTGTCGACCCCTTCGACGAGCGCGTCTACCGCGAGATCCTGGTCCGCCACACCGCGGCGCCGGCCGAACTCGCCGCTCCCCTCGGCTGTTCCGCGGACCGTGCGGCCCGCGCCCTGGACCGGCTGCGCGAACTCGGCCTGGTGGGGCGGCTCTCGGGCCAGCGCCGCCGGTACGCGGTGATCGAGCCCGGCGCGGCGATCGAGGCGCTGGTGCGCGCCCGCACCGCCGAACTCGCCACCGTGCGCGAGGCGGCGGGCGAACTGTCCCGGCTCTTCGACGCGGCTCAGGCGGGCGGCACGGAGGAGGTCGAGGTCGTCGTGGGCAGCGAGGCGCTGGGCCGCTGGTTCGTGCGGCTCCAGCAGGAGGCCCGCGAGGAGGTCATCACGCTCGACCGGCCGCCGTACGCGCTGACGACGTCGAACCCGGTGGAGGCGACGGCCCTCACGCGCGGCGTCGGCTACCGGGCGGTCTACGCGCCGGAGGCACTGGAGTGGCCGGGCGTGCTCGGCGACATCCGTGAACTCGTGGCGCGCGGCGAGGAGGCGCGTGTCCTGCCGGGCCTGCGCGTGAAGCTGGCGATCGCGGACCGGCGGCTCGCGCTGCTGCCGCTGTCCCTGGACTTCACCGGGGAGGTGCGGGCGGCGGTGCTGCGCCCTTCGGCACTCCTGGACGGCCTGGTCGACTACTGGGAGATGTGCTGGCGCGCGGCGACCCCGCTGGGCGCGCCCGCCGACGATCCGCTGACGGAGGACGACCGGCGCATGCTGACGCTGCTCGTCGCGGGCCTCAAGGACGAGGCGATCGCCCGGCAGCTCGGCTGGTCGGTGCGCACGATGCGGCGCCGGATCAGCGCCCTCAACGACAAGCTGGGCGCGGCCAACCGCTTCCAGGCCGGGGTGATCGCGGTCCGGCGCGGCTGGATCTGA